In one window of Eleutherodactylus coqui strain aEleCoq1 chromosome 10, aEleCoq1.hap1, whole genome shotgun sequence DNA:
- the LOC136580626 gene encoding uncharacterized protein isoform X6, which produces MHFQMESQGVDHSPLGFTTTQIENWDDISETFDPALFDCFSQSANDATDVNESVNHERPAQSLGHANHPWSPLRQQNGCVRMVVLSPISVAHGSQSGDSGQSVIENTCVIAGENTTLEMANLTLNPVENASVSADASSPVLQTHSESVRYPMPLEPHITINRVATPTAVKHRRNLLKRERYCVRKTPLSPVLEEPEKPGDSNTGSANELKAYCKQDVEVLRKSCERYRDRIMDMAKKKVRRYCTEKRKNVTVTYCVDPFQHITLASVCMAIYRFKFLPKDTIAVVPSDNYHKAKKRYSTPAIQWLMYVSHSENIVIQHALRGGEKKVGNYYLDGYAYVDGRHIAFEFNGCFFHGCGVCFSANAQNNVTKTTYSQLYQASLAKMRYLQQQGYTLRVLWEHEWREMIETNSDLQAFLLKMQFPVPLEPRDALYGGRTNAIKLYHRLADGETINYYDFTSLYPFINKTKTYPIGHPTIIYEDFTYIKNYFGIAKVKVYPPRDLFFPVLPVKMNHKLMFPLCYTCALNSLSDPCSHTDEERSIVGTWCTIELEMAVEKGYRIAHTYEIWHFPETSDNLFASYIELHLRDKQEASGFPSWCTDDDKKNAYIDSFLQKEGVQLRKEEIGVNPAKRQISKLFLNSLWGKFAQKSNLPCTNIVTDPDKLFEYVFLPQYEISGLNFIDDETANVTWKYAKEHHTVNKNTNIFIACFTTAYARLELYSLLDRLQERCLYHDTDSVMFVHREGDWNPPLGDYLGELTSEIPDDTHITEFVSAGPKTYGYKLNTGKTVLKVKGITLNTSATQVVNFDSLKDLVLDYQRNSDPETQKTITVEQPGFVRDKKYWDIETRPLQKTQRCVYTKRICKEYVLPDQLSINATQSARSCEETTIRRIHTITSQC; this is translated from the exons ATGCATTTTCAGATGGAAAGTCAGGGTGTCGATCATTCCCCCCTTGGATTTACTACCACCCAAATCG AGAACTGGGATGACATCAGCGAAACTTTTGACCCAGCGCTATTcgattgtttctcacagtctgccaACG ATGCTACAGATGTAAATGAATCCGTAAATCACGAAAGACCAGCGCAGTCGCTGGGACACGCCAATCACCCATGGAGTCCACTAAGACAGCAAAACGGATGCGTGAGAATGGTGGTGCTATCACCTATATCGGTTGCGCATGGGAGCCAGTCGGGGGACTCCGGTCAAAGCGTCATCG AGAATACTTGTGTCATCGCTGGGGAAAACACAACATTAGAGATGGCAAACCTGACGCTAAACCCTGTGGAAAATGCGAGTGTATCAGCGGATGCATCTAGCCCTGTGTTACAGACACACAGCGAATCCGTGAGATACCCGATGCCGCTAGAACCACACATAACCATCAACCGCGTCGCCACACCAACTGCTGTCAAACATCGCCGCAACTTATTGAAGCGTGAGAGATACTGTGTGAGAAAAACACCGCTATCCCCTGTTTTGGAAGAGCCCGAAAAGCCTGGGGACAGCAACACTGGTTCCGCTAATG AGTTGAAGGCCTATTGTAAGCAGGATGTTGAAGTATTGCGGAAATCCTGTGAGCGTTATAGAGACCGGATAATGGACATGGCCAAGAAAAAGGTTAGAAGGTATTgtacagaaaaaaggaaaaacgttACTGTGACTTATTGCGTTGACCCGTTCCAACACATCACTCTCGCGTCTGTCTGTATGGCTATATACAGGTTTAAGTTCTTACCTAAAGACACTATAGCTGTTGTGCCCTCTGATAATTATcataaggccaaaaaaaggtACTCAACGCCAGCTATTCAGTGGTTGATGTACGTGTCTCACAGTGAAAACATAGTCATACAGCACGCGCTGAGAGGCGGCGAAAAAAAGGTCGGCAACTATTATTTAGACGGTTACGCGTATGTTGACGGGCGCCATATCGCTTTCGAGTTTAATGGCTGTTTTTTTCACGGCTGTGGCGTCTGTTTTAGCGCAAACGCGCAAAATAACGTCACAAAAACGACATACAGCCAACTATACCAGGCATCTTTAGCTAAAATGCGCTATTTACAACAGCAGGGGTACACTTTACGCGTCTTATGGGAGCATGAATGGCGTGAAATGATTGAGACCAATTCAGACCTTCAGGCTTTTCTTCTTAAAATGCAGTTCCCAGTACCGCTAGAGCCGCGTGACGCTCTTTACGGCGGTCGAACTAACGCGATAAAGCTATATCACAGGCTGGCCGATGGCGAGACGATAAATTATTATGATTTCACTAGTCTATATCCTTTCATCAACAAAACAAAGACGTACCCTATAGGTCACCCGACGATTATTTATGAAGATTTTActtacatcaaaaattactttggtaTCGCAAAAGTTAAAGTGTACCCGCCTCGCGATTTATTTTTCCCGGTGCTACCGGTGAAAATGAATCATAAGTTGATGTTTCCGCTGTGTTACACTTGCGCTTTAAATTCACTGAGCGATCCCTGTAGTCATACTGATGAAGAGAGGTCTATCGTTGGCACTTGGTGTACGATAGAACTCGAGATGGCTGTAGAGAAAGGTTACAGGATAGCACACACCTACGAAATCTGGCACTTTCCAGAAACATCGGATAATCTATTCGCGTCTTACATCGAGTTGCATCTTAGGGATAAGCAGGAGGCTTCAGGCTTCCCGAGTTGGTGCACGGACGATGATAAGAAAAATGCGTATATTGACTCCTTTCTTCAAAAAGAAGGTGTTCAATTGCGTAAGGAGGAAATAGGCGTAAACCCTGCTAAACGCCAAATCTCCAAGCTTTTCTTAAACTCCTTGTGGGGAAAGTTTGCGCAGAAATCAAACCTTCCGTGTACCAACATCGTGACTGACCCTGATAAACTCTTTGAGTATGTGTTTCTACCACAGTACGAAATTTCAGGTCTAAATTTCATTGATGACGAAACAGCCAATGTCACGTGGAAATACGCCAAAGAGCATCACACGgtcaacaaaaacacaaacatctttaTAGCTTGTTTTACAACAGCCTACGCACGCCTAGAGCTCTACTCTCTTCTGGATAGACTGCAGGAACGATGCCTTTATCATGACACAGACTCTGTCATGTTTGTACACCGTGAAGGCGATTGGAACCCGCCGTTAGGCGACTATCTGGGGGAATTGACCAGCGAGATCCCCGATGATACACACATAACAGAGTTTGTATCTGCTGGTCCCAAAACCTACGGGTACAAGTTGAACACTGGTAAAACAGTGTTAAAAGTTAAAGGTATAACTTTAAATACGTCAGCCACTCAGGTCGTAAATTTTGACAGTCTGAAAGATCTGGTTCTGGATTATCAACGTAACAGCGACCCTGAAACACAAAAGACCATCACCGTAGAGCAGCCAGGCTTTGTGAGAGATAAAAAGTATTGGGATATCGAAACAAGGCCGCTACAAAAAACACAGAGGTGTGTTTATACAAAGAG GATCTGTAAGGAATACGTACTACCGGATCAGCTCAGCATTAACGCCACGCAATCCGCAAGATCGTGTGAGGAGACGACTATTAGACGAATTCACACTATAACATCACAGTGTTAA
- the LOC136580626 gene encoding uncharacterized protein isoform X8, which yields MESQGVDHSPLGFTTTQIENWDDISETFDPALFDCFSQSANDATDVNESVNHERPAQSLGHANHPWSPLRQQNGCVRMVVLSPISVAHGSQSGDSGQSVIENTCVIAGENTTLEMANLTLNPVENASVSADASSPVLQTHSESVRYPMPLEPHITINRVATPTAVKHRRNLLKRERYCVRKTPLSPVLEEPEKPGDSNTGSANELKAYCKQDVEVLRKSCERYRDRIMDMAKKKVRRYCTEKRKNVTVTYCVDPFQHITLASVCMAIYRFKFLPKDTIAVVPSDNYHKAKKRYSTPAIQWLMYVSHSENIVIQHALRGGEKKVGNYYLDGYAYVDGRHIAFEFNGCFFHGCGVCFSANAQNNVTKTTYSQLYQASLAKMRYLQQQGYTLRVLWEHEWREMIETNSDLQAFLLKMQFPVPLEPRDALYGGRTNAIKLYHRLADGETINYYDFTSLYPFINKTKTYPIGHPTIIYEDFTYIKNYFGIAKVKVYPPRDLFFPVLPVKMNHKLMFPLCYTCALNSLSDPCSHTDEERSIVGTWCTIELEMAVEKGYRIAHTYEIWHFPETSDNLFASYIELHLRDKQEASGFPSWCTDDDKKNAYIDSFLQKEGVQLRKEEIGVNPAKRQISKLFLNSLWGKFAQKSNLPCTNIVTDPDKLFEYVFLPQYEISGLNFIDDETANVTWKYAKEHHTVNKNTNIFIACFTTAYARLELYSLLDRLQERCLYHDTDSVMFVHREGDWNPPLGDYLGELTSEIPDDTHITEFVSAGPKTYGYKLNTGKTVLKVKGITLNTSATQVVNFDSLKDLVLDYQRNSDPETQKTITVEQPGFVRDKKYWDIETRPLQKTQRCVYTKRICKEYVLPDQLSINATQSARSCEETTIRRIHTITSQC from the exons ATGGAAAGTCAGGGTGTCGATCATTCCCCCCTTGGATTTACTACCACCCAAATCG AGAACTGGGATGACATCAGCGAAACTTTTGACCCAGCGCTATTcgattgtttctcacagtctgccaACG ATGCTACAGATGTAAATGAATCCGTAAATCACGAAAGACCAGCGCAGTCGCTGGGACACGCCAATCACCCATGGAGTCCACTAAGACAGCAAAACGGATGCGTGAGAATGGTGGTGCTATCACCTATATCGGTTGCGCATGGGAGCCAGTCGGGGGACTCCGGTCAAAGCGTCATCG AGAATACTTGTGTCATCGCTGGGGAAAACACAACATTAGAGATGGCAAACCTGACGCTAAACCCTGTGGAAAATGCGAGTGTATCAGCGGATGCATCTAGCCCTGTGTTACAGACACACAGCGAATCCGTGAGATACCCGATGCCGCTAGAACCACACATAACCATCAACCGCGTCGCCACACCAACTGCTGTCAAACATCGCCGCAACTTATTGAAGCGTGAGAGATACTGTGTGAGAAAAACACCGCTATCCCCTGTTTTGGAAGAGCCCGAAAAGCCTGGGGACAGCAACACTGGTTCCGCTAATG AGTTGAAGGCCTATTGTAAGCAGGATGTTGAAGTATTGCGGAAATCCTGTGAGCGTTATAGAGACCGGATAATGGACATGGCCAAGAAAAAGGTTAGAAGGTATTgtacagaaaaaaggaaaaacgttACTGTGACTTATTGCGTTGACCCGTTCCAACACATCACTCTCGCGTCTGTCTGTATGGCTATATACAGGTTTAAGTTCTTACCTAAAGACACTATAGCTGTTGTGCCCTCTGATAATTATcataaggccaaaaaaaggtACTCAACGCCAGCTATTCAGTGGTTGATGTACGTGTCTCACAGTGAAAACATAGTCATACAGCACGCGCTGAGAGGCGGCGAAAAAAAGGTCGGCAACTATTATTTAGACGGTTACGCGTATGTTGACGGGCGCCATATCGCTTTCGAGTTTAATGGCTGTTTTTTTCACGGCTGTGGCGTCTGTTTTAGCGCAAACGCGCAAAATAACGTCACAAAAACGACATACAGCCAACTATACCAGGCATCTTTAGCTAAAATGCGCTATTTACAACAGCAGGGGTACACTTTACGCGTCTTATGGGAGCATGAATGGCGTGAAATGATTGAGACCAATTCAGACCTTCAGGCTTTTCTTCTTAAAATGCAGTTCCCAGTACCGCTAGAGCCGCGTGACGCTCTTTACGGCGGTCGAACTAACGCGATAAAGCTATATCACAGGCTGGCCGATGGCGAGACGATAAATTATTATGATTTCACTAGTCTATATCCTTTCATCAACAAAACAAAGACGTACCCTATAGGTCACCCGACGATTATTTATGAAGATTTTActtacatcaaaaattactttggtaTCGCAAAAGTTAAAGTGTACCCGCCTCGCGATTTATTTTTCCCGGTGCTACCGGTGAAAATGAATCATAAGTTGATGTTTCCGCTGTGTTACACTTGCGCTTTAAATTCACTGAGCGATCCCTGTAGTCATACTGATGAAGAGAGGTCTATCGTTGGCACTTGGTGTACGATAGAACTCGAGATGGCTGTAGAGAAAGGTTACAGGATAGCACACACCTACGAAATCTGGCACTTTCCAGAAACATCGGATAATCTATTCGCGTCTTACATCGAGTTGCATCTTAGGGATAAGCAGGAGGCTTCAGGCTTCCCGAGTTGGTGCACGGACGATGATAAGAAAAATGCGTATATTGACTCCTTTCTTCAAAAAGAAGGTGTTCAATTGCGTAAGGAGGAAATAGGCGTAAACCCTGCTAAACGCCAAATCTCCAAGCTTTTCTTAAACTCCTTGTGGGGAAAGTTTGCGCAGAAATCAAACCTTCCGTGTACCAACATCGTGACTGACCCTGATAAACTCTTTGAGTATGTGTTTCTACCACAGTACGAAATTTCAGGTCTAAATTTCATTGATGACGAAACAGCCAATGTCACGTGGAAATACGCCAAAGAGCATCACACGgtcaacaaaaacacaaacatctttaTAGCTTGTTTTACAACAGCCTACGCACGCCTAGAGCTCTACTCTCTTCTGGATAGACTGCAGGAACGATGCCTTTATCATGACACAGACTCTGTCATGTTTGTACACCGTGAAGGCGATTGGAACCCGCCGTTAGGCGACTATCTGGGGGAATTGACCAGCGAGATCCCCGATGATACACACATAACAGAGTTTGTATCTGCTGGTCCCAAAACCTACGGGTACAAGTTGAACACTGGTAAAACAGTGTTAAAAGTTAAAGGTATAACTTTAAATACGTCAGCCACTCAGGTCGTAAATTTTGACAGTCTGAAAGATCTGGTTCTGGATTATCAACGTAACAGCGACCCTGAAACACAAAAGACCATCACCGTAGAGCAGCCAGGCTTTGTGAGAGATAAAAAGTATTGGGATATCGAAACAAGGCCGCTACAAAAAACACAGAGGTGTGTTTATACAAAGAG GATCTGTAAGGAATACGTACTACCGGATCAGCTCAGCATTAACGCCACGCAATCCGCAAGATCGTGTGAGGAGACGACTATTAGACGAATTCACACTATAACATCACAGTGTTAA
- the LOC136580626 gene encoding uncharacterized protein isoform X1 codes for MVGGGLKKQCSNRGCVWRRAKSVKKAIKMLYMAARRESARRRRKRQTRVSPQNPDAPPDRSDSAPHTAQIPDMPNPSVNNEPSPLIPPQEQERIPFDRVEQPADASVFLQHLFHIRREVGHFNAVEHIDHFSFANLHRIQSFIGAINAVHGVVQSLLDRIRRDIQPGDFIQLRIDGGRWLDPIYSLKQARDDFNAESFLNAVANALQSNAECLAGEFLTLRVLIVRNRRGGGRHRRRLKSILYTQIIKQKKRWLFDFNNYDSNLCLAASLFALLEKGSPDDSVLLARARELHRELDIPDNQLVSFSDIEAFEKHLGITIRVLYHNRGDWRYFHTGKTSGGNVVYILHHDDHYYGITNIKAFIGANYFCDHCSSVFHHKNNHSCQYFCKACQSESCVETAESIYRCSSCRVFCRSSDCLDRHRVLAAANKAFCKTKIFCDSCYRYVVKGSEPHECKGLRCNICKANVVKFDKHECYMQPYQGGPDEDASTYIIYDFECQQDTGKHIPNFIFATPLHGSVSWEFKGDFCTRDFVNFFLSGAFEDCTFIAHNAGRYDSYFIVKQLIIEKIQIDMITQGGRLLCVTVPSMNLRFIDSLNFIPMKLSKLPQAMGFSGGKGHFPHFFNTKENQNYVGPIPDAKYYGPEYMMPDDRKEFMEWYESQKDCTFDFNAELKAYCKQDVEVLRKSCERYRDRIMDMAKKKVRRYCTEKRKNVTVTYCVDPFQHITLASVCMAIYRFKFLPKDTIAVVPSDNYHKAKKRYSTPAIQWLMYVSHSENIVIQHALRGGEKKVGNYYLDGYAYVDGRHIAFEFNGCFFHGCGVCFSANAQNNVTKTTYSQLYQASLAKMRYLQQQGYTLRVLWEHEWREMIETNSDLQAFLLKMQFPVPLEPRDALYGGRTNAIKLYHRLADGETINYYDFTSLYPFINKTKTYPIGHPTIIYEDFTYIKNYFGIAKVKVYPPRDLFFPVLPVKMNHKLMFPLCYTCALNSLSDPCSHTDEERSIVGTWCTIELEMAVEKGYRIAHTYEIWHFPETSDNLFASYIELHLRDKQEASGFPSWCTDDDKKNAYIDSFLQKEGVQLRKEEIGVNPAKRQISKLFLNSLWGKFAQKSNLPCTNIVTDPDKLFEYVFLPQYEISGLNFIDDETANVTWKYAKEHHTVNKNTNIFIACFTTAYARLELYSLLDRLQERCLYHDTDSVMFVHREGDWNPPLGDYLGELTSEIPDDTHITEFVSAGPKTYGYKLNTGKTVLKVKGITLNTSATQVVNFDSLKDLVLDYQRNSDPETQKTITVEQPGFVRDKKYWDIETRPLQKTQRCVYTKRICKEYVLPDQLSINATQSARSCEETTIRRIHTITSQC; via the exons ATGGTCGGAGGAGGTCTGAAGAAACAGTGTTCTAACAGAGGTTGTGTTTGGCGTAGAGCAAAGTCTgttaaaaaagccataaaaatgtTGTATATGGCCGCAAGAAGGGAATCCGCCAGAAGACGCAGAAAGAGACAAACCAGAGTTTCCCCACAAAACCCTGACGCACCCCCAGATAGATCTGATTCAGCTCCACATACCGCACAGATTCCAGACATGCCCAATCCATCTGTAAATAATGAACCCTCACCGCTGATCCCCCCGCAGGAACAAGAGCGTATACCGTTTGATCGTGTTGAGCAACCTGCTGACGCTtctgtgtttttacagcatttattccATATACGGCGTGAAGTTGGTCACTTCAATGCCGTGGAGCACATTGATCATTTCAGCTTTGCAAATCTGCATAGGATACAATCTTTTATTGGTGCGATTAATGCTGTTCACGGTGTCGTTCAGTCTTTGCTCGACAGAATCAGACGAGATATACAACCCGGTGATTTTATACAGCTGAGGATCGATGGCGGTCGATGGTTGGATCCTATTTATTCCCTAAAACAGGCTCGGGATGATTTTAACGCTGAGAGTTTCTTAAATGCTGTGGCCAATGCATTACAGAGTAATGCGGAGTGTTTAGCTGGTGAATTTCTGACTCTCAGAGTGCTAATAGTGCGGAATAGGCGCGGCGGTGGAAGACATCGCAGACGGTTAAAATCAATACTTTACACACAGATCATCAAGCAGAAAAAACGCTGGCTGTTTGATTTTAACAATTACGACTCTAACCTCTGCTTAGCCGCCAGCCTATTCGCACTGTTAGAGAAGGGGTCTCCCGATGATAGTGTTTTATTGGCGCGTGCTAGAGAATTACATCGCGAATTGGACATTCCCGACAATCAGTTAGTGAGTTTTAGCGATATCGAGGCATTCGAGAAACACCTGGGGATAACCATAAGGGTTTTATACCACAATCGCGGTGATTGGCGTTATTTTCACACCGGCaaaacatctggtgggaatgttgtATACATTCTTCACCATGATGATCATTATTACGGGATTACGAATATAAAAGCCTTTATCGGTGCAAATTACTTTTGTGATCATTGTAGTTCTGTTTTCCACCACAAAAATAATCACTCGTGTCAGTATTTTTGCAAGGCTTGTCAATCAGAATCGTGTGTCGAGACCGCAGAATCGATATACCGTTGTTCCAGTTGTCGCGTGTTTTGTCGCTCATCCGATTGTTTAGACCGACACAGGGTCCTTGCTGCGGCGAATAAAGCGTTTTGCAAGACTAAAATCTTTTGTGATAGTTGTTACCGCTATGTGGTTAAAGGCTCTGAGCCTCACGAATGCAAGGGGCTCCGCTGTAACATCTGTAAAGCCAACGTGGTGAAATTTGACAAACATGAGTGTTACATGCAGCCTTACCAAGGGGGACCAGATGAAGATGCGTCGACGTATATTATCTACGACTTTGAGTGCCAACAGGATACAGGTAAACACAttccaaattttatttttgccaccCCGCTGCACGGGTCAGTGTCTTGGGAGTTTAAGGGCGATTTTTGTACTCgcgattttgttaatttttttctcaGCGGCGCTTTTGAAGATTGCACATTTATTGCCCACAATGCCGGGCGATATGATTCGTATTTCATAGTCAAACAATTGATAATTGAGAAGATTCAAATAGATATGATCACTCAAGGCGGCCGCCTTCTGTGTGTGACGGTACCGTCGATGAACTTGCGGTTCATAGACTCGCTTAACTTCATTCCCATGAAGCTTAGCAAGCTGCCTCAGGCTATGGGTTTTTCAGGGGGCAAGGGACATTTCCCTCACTTTTTCAATACTAAAGAAAACCAGAATTATGTCGGCCCCATACCTGATGCTAAATATTACGGCCCAGAGTATATGATGCCTGATGACCGAAAAGAGTTCATGGAGTGGTATGAATCGCAAAAGGATTGTACTTTTGATTTTAATGCAGAGTTGAAGGCCTATTGTAAGCAGGATGTTGAAGTATTGCGGAAATCCTGTGAGCGTTATAGAGACCGGATAATGGACATGGCCAAGAAAAAGGTTAGAAGGTATTgtacagaaaaaaggaaaaacgttACTGTGACTTATTGCGTTGACCCGTTCCAACACATCACTCTCGCGTCTGTCTGTATGGCTATATACAGGTTTAAGTTCTTACCTAAAGACACTATAGCTGTTGTGCCCTCTGATAATTATcataaggccaaaaaaaggtACTCAACGCCAGCTATTCAGTGGTTGATGTACGTGTCTCACAGTGAAAACATAGTCATACAGCACGCGCTGAGAGGCGGCGAAAAAAAGGTCGGCAACTATTATTTAGACGGTTACGCGTATGTTGACGGGCGCCATATCGCTTTCGAGTTTAATGGCTGTTTTTTTCACGGCTGTGGCGTCTGTTTTAGCGCAAACGCGCAAAATAACGTCACAAAAACGACATACAGCCAACTATACCAGGCATCTTTAGCTAAAATGCGCTATTTACAACAGCAGGGGTACACTTTACGCGTCTTATGGGAGCATGAATGGCGTGAAATGATTGAGACCAATTCAGACCTTCAGGCTTTTCTTCTTAAAATGCAGTTCCCAGTACCGCTAGAGCCGCGTGACGCTCTTTACGGCGGTCGAACTAACGCGATAAAGCTATATCACAGGCTGGCCGATGGCGAGACGATAAATTATTATGATTTCACTAGTCTATATCCTTTCATCAACAAAACAAAGACGTACCCTATAGGTCACCCGACGATTATTTATGAAGATTTTActtacatcaaaaattactttggtaTCGCAAAAGTTAAAGTGTACCCGCCTCGCGATTTATTTTTCCCGGTGCTACCGGTGAAAATGAATCATAAGTTGATGTTTCCGCTGTGTTACACTTGCGCTTTAAATTCACTGAGCGATCCCTGTAGTCATACTGATGAAGAGAGGTCTATCGTTGGCACTTGGTGTACGATAGAACTCGAGATGGCTGTAGAGAAAGGTTACAGGATAGCACACACCTACGAAATCTGGCACTTTCCAGAAACATCGGATAATCTATTCGCGTCTTACATCGAGTTGCATCTTAGGGATAAGCAGGAGGCTTCAGGCTTCCCGAGTTGGTGCACGGACGATGATAAGAAAAATGCGTATATTGACTCCTTTCTTCAAAAAGAAGGTGTTCAATTGCGTAAGGAGGAAATAGGCGTAAACCCTGCTAAACGCCAAATCTCCAAGCTTTTCTTAAACTCCTTGTGGGGAAAGTTTGCGCAGAAATCAAACCTTCCGTGTACCAACATCGTGACTGACCCTGATAAACTCTTTGAGTATGTGTTTCTACCACAGTACGAAATTTCAGGTCTAAATTTCATTGATGACGAAACAGCCAATGTCACGTGGAAATACGCCAAAGAGCATCACACGgtcaacaaaaacacaaacatctttaTAGCTTGTTTTACAACAGCCTACGCACGCCTAGAGCTCTACTCTCTTCTGGATAGACTGCAGGAACGATGCCTTTATCATGACACAGACTCTGTCATGTTTGTACACCGTGAAGGCGATTGGAACCCGCCGTTAGGCGACTATCTGGGGGAATTGACCAGCGAGATCCCCGATGATACACACATAACAGAGTTTGTATCTGCTGGTCCCAAAACCTACGGGTACAAGTTGAACACTGGTAAAACAGTGTTAAAAGTTAAAGGTATAACTTTAAATACGTCAGCCACTCAGGTCGTAAATTTTGACAGTCTGAAAGATCTGGTTCTGGATTATCAACGTAACAGCGACCCTGAAACACAAAAGACCATCACCGTAGAGCAGCCAGGCTTTGTGAGAGATAAAAAGTATTGGGATATCGAAACAAGGCCGCTACAAAAAACACAGAGGTGTGTTTATACAAAGAG GATCTGTAAGGAATACGTACTACCGGATCAGCTCAGCATTAACGCCACGCAATCCGCAAGATCGTGTGAGGAGACGACTATTAGACGAATTCACACTATAACATCACAGTGTTAA